The Corynebacterium suranareeae genome window below encodes:
- a CDS encoding MBL fold metallo-hydrolase translates to MTTDLTLHHVSVSQMDNNCYLLAANGKGLLIDAADDAPALLKLAEDAGVTITKVLTTHRHADHVRALPEILHKTGATHYAPFLEVPALPSAVDVELHHGDSIEFEGFVFPISILRGHTPGGAMLTAEIDGKTHLFVGDSLFPGGLGKTSSEGDFVRLFNDVKERVFDTYPDESIVWPGHGNETTLGAERPQLEVWWERRW, encoded by the coding sequence ATGACTACAGACTTAACTCTTCATCATGTTTCCGTGTCCCAGATGGACAACAATTGCTACCTTTTGGCAGCAAATGGCAAAGGTCTCTTGATTGATGCCGCAGATGACGCACCTGCTCTACTCAAGTTAGCTGAAGATGCTGGCGTAACCATCACCAAGGTTCTCACCACTCACCGCCATGCTGACCATGTTCGTGCCTTGCCTGAGATACTCCACAAAACAGGAGCCACGCATTACGCTCCATTTTTAGAAGTTCCGGCGTTGCCTTCTGCTGTTGATGTCGAGCTACATCATGGTGATTCAATTGAATTTGAAGGCTTTGTATTCCCCATCAGCATTTTACGTGGTCATACCCCTGGCGGCGCAATGCTTACTGCTGAGATTGATGGCAAAACCCACCTTTTTGTAGGCGACAGCCTCTTCCCCGGAGGTCTCGGAAAAACCAGCAGCGAAGGTGATTTTGTTCGCCTTTTTAACGATGTAAAAGAACGCGTCTTTGACACCTACCCCGATGAAAGCATTGTTTGGCCAGGCCACGGCAATGAAACCACTCTCGGCGCAGAACGCCCGCAGCTTGAGGTGTGGTGGGAGCGTCGTTGGTAA
- the uvrA gene encoding excinuclease ABC subunit UvrA, with product MADRLVVRGAREHNLKGVDIDLPRDSMVVFTGLSGSGKSSLAFDTIFAEGQRRYVESLSSYARMFLGQMDKPDVDLIDGLSPAVSIDQKSTNRNPRSTVGTITEVYDYLRLLYARAGTAHCPVCDAPVERQTPQQMVDQILEMEEGLKFQILAPVVRTRKGEFVDLFADLASQGYSRVRVDGEVHQLSDPPKLEKQIKHDIDVVVDRLQVKASQKQRLTDSLETALRLADGVAVLEFVGLAEDDPNRLRRFSEKMSCPNGHALSVDELEPRAFSFNSPYGACPACDGLGVRTEVDIDLIIPDPDAPAIKSVQPWNSSPNHSYFEKLIEGLATALGFDPETPYSKLTAAQKKALVYGSKEQVSVRYKNRYGRVRSWTAPFEGVMGYFDRKLEQTDSETQKERLLGYTREVPCPTCKGARLKPEILAVRLDSGSHGALSIAGLTALSVHEAFEFLDNLTLGKREEMIAGAVLKEIHARLKFLLDVGLAYLTLDRAAGTLSGGEAQRIRLATQIGSGLAGVLYVLDEPSIGLHQRDNQRLITTLEHLRDIGNTLIVVEHDEDTIRRADWLVDIGPRAGEFGGEVVYQGEPKGILECEDSLTGAYLSGRRSLGVPDKRREIDKDRQLTVVGARENNLQGIDVNIPLGVLCCITGVSGSGKSTLVNQILAKVLANKLNRARQVPGRAKRVEGLEHLDKLVQVDQSPIGRTPRSNPATYTGVFDKVRNLFAETTEAKVRGYKPGRFSFNIKGGRCEACQGDGTLKIEMNFLPDVYVPCEVCDGQRYNRETLEVKYKGKNIAEVLDMPISEAAEFFEPITSIHRYLATLVDVGLGYVRLGQAATTLSGGEAQRVKLASELQKRSNGRTVYILDEPTTGLHFEDIRKLMMVIQGLVDKGNSVIIIEHNLDVIKAADWIVDMGPEGGSGGGTVVAEGTPEQVAQVEGSYTGQFLKELL from the coding sequence TTGGCTGATCGCCTCGTAGTGCGCGGAGCGCGTGAACACAACCTAAAAGGTGTGGATATTGATCTGCCTCGTGATTCGATGGTGGTGTTCACGGGTCTATCCGGTTCAGGTAAATCATCACTTGCGTTTGACACTATCTTTGCTGAAGGCCAGCGCCGATACGTAGAGTCCCTGTCCAGTTATGCCCGCATGTTCTTGGGGCAGATGGATAAGCCTGATGTGGATCTCATTGATGGGCTCTCACCTGCGGTATCGATTGATCAAAAGTCCACCAACCGTAACCCTCGGTCAACAGTGGGCACCATCACGGAGGTCTATGACTACCTTCGACTGCTCTATGCGCGTGCCGGCACCGCCCATTGTCCAGTGTGCGATGCTCCTGTTGAACGGCAAACTCCACAGCAGATGGTGGACCAGATTCTTGAGATGGAGGAAGGATTAAAGTTCCAAATCCTCGCCCCAGTTGTGCGCACCCGAAAAGGCGAATTTGTTGATCTTTTCGCGGATTTAGCTTCCCAGGGTTATTCACGTGTTCGTGTGGATGGGGAAGTGCACCAGTTGTCTGATCCGCCCAAGCTGGAAAAGCAGATCAAGCATGATATTGACGTGGTGGTGGACCGGCTTCAAGTTAAGGCCAGCCAAAAGCAACGCCTTACCGATTCTTTAGAGACCGCACTTCGGCTTGCCGACGGCGTAGCGGTGCTGGAGTTCGTCGGGTTGGCTGAAGATGACCCAAATAGGCTTCGCAGATTCTCTGAGAAGATGAGTTGTCCCAACGGCCACGCTCTCAGCGTGGATGAATTGGAACCTCGCGCGTTTTCCTTTAACTCACCTTACGGTGCATGCCCTGCGTGTGATGGTCTTGGTGTGCGCACCGAGGTCGATATTGATCTTATTATTCCGGATCCAGATGCTCCCGCCATCAAGTCTGTCCAACCTTGGAATTCCAGCCCAAATCATTCCTACTTTGAAAAGCTCATTGAAGGTCTGGCAACTGCTTTAGGCTTTGATCCGGAGACGCCATATAGCAAACTCACGGCCGCCCAAAAGAAGGCCCTGGTTTACGGTTCCAAAGAGCAAGTAAGCGTGCGGTATAAAAACCGTTATGGTCGAGTTCGTTCATGGACGGCACCTTTTGAAGGCGTCATGGGCTATTTTGACCGCAAATTGGAACAAACAGATTCCGAAACCCAAAAAGAACGCCTCCTGGGTTATACCCGTGAAGTGCCATGCCCAACCTGTAAAGGCGCACGTCTCAAGCCAGAAATCTTGGCAGTTCGTTTGGATTCAGGCAGCCACGGTGCTTTGTCTATCGCAGGTCTCACGGCACTGTCTGTGCATGAAGCTTTTGAGTTCTTGGACAACCTCACACTCGGCAAGCGCGAAGAAATGATCGCAGGCGCTGTGTTGAAAGAAATCCATGCGCGTCTGAAGTTTTTGCTTGATGTCGGCCTTGCTTATCTCACGCTTGATCGTGCCGCCGGAACGCTGTCCGGTGGTGAAGCACAGCGCATTCGTCTTGCTACCCAGATTGGTTCAGGTCTTGCTGGAGTTCTCTACGTTTTGGATGAACCATCAATTGGTCTGCATCAGCGCGATAACCAGCGGTTGATTACCACCCTTGAACACCTCCGCGATATCGGCAACACCTTGATTGTTGTTGAGCATGATGAGGACACCATCAGGCGAGCAGACTGGTTGGTTGATATTGGACCTCGTGCTGGTGAATTTGGTGGAGAAGTTGTCTACCAAGGTGAGCCCAAGGGAATTTTGGAATGCGAGGATTCTCTAACAGGTGCTTACCTTTCAGGCCGTCGCAGCCTGGGTGTTCCGGACAAACGCCGTGAGATCGATAAGGATCGTCAACTCACGGTCGTTGGTGCTCGTGAAAACAATCTTCAAGGCATTGACGTAAACATTCCTCTGGGAGTTCTGTGCTGTATTACAGGAGTGTCTGGATCAGGTAAATCCACACTGGTCAACCAAATCTTGGCAAAGGTGTTGGCCAATAAACTAAACCGAGCTAGGCAAGTACCGGGCAGAGCCAAACGAGTCGAAGGCCTAGAACACCTCGACAAGTTGGTGCAGGTTGATCAATCTCCAATTGGCCGTACCCCTCGGTCAAATCCTGCTACCTATACAGGTGTGTTTGACAAGGTCAGAAACCTCTTTGCAGAAACCACCGAGGCGAAGGTGCGTGGCTACAAACCTGGCCGCTTCTCCTTCAATATTAAAGGTGGACGCTGCGAAGCCTGCCAGGGTGATGGCACGTTGAAGATCGAAATGAACTTCCTTCCCGATGTCTATGTGCCTTGTGAGGTCTGTGATGGGCAGCGATACAACCGCGAAACCCTAGAGGTGAAATACAAGGGTAAGAACATCGCAGAAGTTCTGGATATGCCAATTTCTGAGGCTGCAGAATTCTTTGAACCAATCACCTCGATCCACCGTTACCTAGCAACCTTGGTAGATGTAGGTCTTGGATATGTACGGCTAGGACAAGCTGCTACCACCTTGTCTGGCGGTGAGGCACAGCGAGTGAAGCTGGCCTCGGAGCTGCAAAAACGCTCCAATGGTCGCACCGTATATATCCTCGATGAGCCCACCACAGGTTTGCACTTTGAAGACATCCGCAAATTGATGATGGTGATTCAAGGTTTGGTGGATAAAGGCAACTCTGTGATCATCATTGAGCACAACCTCGATGTGATCAAGGCTGCCGACTGGATCGTTGATATGGGGCCAGAAGGCGGTTCAGGCGGTGGAACGGTAGTGGCTGAAGGAACCCCTGAACAAGTAGCTCAAGTTGAAGGTTCCTACACAGGCCAATTCCTTAAAGAGCTCCTGTAG
- a CDS encoding DoxX family protein, producing the protein MIRKLARPMLASVYVADGAETVLNSSAHVEGTQVVLDRIRYVLPRKYAKRISKDPELVTRIIGGTKVGAGSLLAIGRAPRTSAATLAVLTVPTILARNAFWETQDAEEKRNRRNGFLTNVALLGGLFITSVDTEGKPGVKWRATNAAKRGKKQLQQALPTKSETEKFGEKASDWFADTTEKVSEYAHTAQDYVEDNKDDWIKSATSTAHKVADTVTDYAHKATSYLEDNSGDWLEAAQANAKTARKSAVKAAGKAQDKANFALQVAEETTGRANKKATKQYDKLQKQADKAIGRAQKKLKKIDL; encoded by the coding sequence ATGATCCGCAAACTCGCTCGACCAATGCTTGCATCGGTCTACGTCGCAGATGGCGCAGAAACAGTATTGAATTCCAGCGCACACGTCGAAGGCACACAGGTAGTTCTGGATCGCATCCGTTATGTGCTGCCCCGCAAGTACGCAAAGCGCATTTCCAAAGACCCTGAATTAGTCACCCGTATCATCGGTGGCACCAAGGTTGGCGCTGGTTCATTGCTGGCCATCGGTCGCGCGCCCCGCACCTCTGCTGCAACCCTTGCAGTATTAACCGTGCCTACCATTTTGGCTCGTAATGCGTTCTGGGAAACCCAGGATGCCGAGGAAAAGCGCAACCGCCGTAACGGTTTCCTCACCAATGTTGCCCTTCTTGGTGGTCTATTTATCACTTCTGTGGATACTGAAGGCAAGCCAGGTGTGAAGTGGCGTGCAACCAATGCTGCAAAGCGCGGTAAGAAGCAATTGCAGCAGGCTTTGCCAACCAAGTCTGAGACCGAGAAATTCGGCGAGAAGGCCTCTGATTGGTTTGCTGATACCACCGAAAAGGTCTCCGAGTACGCTCACACCGCGCAGGATTACGTGGAAGACAACAAAGATGACTGGATTAAGTCTGCAACCTCAACTGCTCATAAGGTAGCGGACACCGTCACCGATTACGCACACAAGGCAACCTCCTACCTCGAGGACAACAGCGGTGACTGGCTGGAAGCTGCACAGGCTAACGCAAAGACTGCTCGTAAGTCTGCTGTAAAGGCTGCTGGCAAGGCTCAGGACAAGGCCAACTTTGCGCTCCAGGTTGCTGAAGAAACCACTGGTCGCGCTAATAAGAAGGCCACCAAGCAATACGACAAGCTGCAAAAGCAAGCTGATAAGGCAATCGGTCGTGCTCAAAAGAAACTGAAGAAGATCGACCTGTAA
- a CDS encoding SDR family oxidoreductase: MRIAVTGATGVLGGLVIDSLVEKGVAASDIVAVVRNEEKAADLKARGINLGVATFEDEAALTSALDGVERLVFISGSEVGQRVAQHTNVINAAKAAGVKLIAYTSLLNLETSELALAPEHAATEKLLAESGIDHALLRNGWYWENYATSIDAAKATGKFFGAAAGAKVSGAARKDFAEAAAVVITSENQAGKVYELAGRPALTYPEIGDGIGEVIGKPVEYVNLSVEEYQQALEQGGVPAEFAAILAGMDPIIAQGALYSESTDLQDLIGRPTTSVVEALS, from the coding sequence ATGCGTATTGCAGTAACCGGAGCAACCGGCGTATTGGGTGGACTTGTCATTGATAGCCTTGTAGAAAAGGGCGTTGCAGCCTCGGATATCGTCGCAGTTGTCCGAAATGAAGAAAAGGCGGCAGACCTCAAGGCACGTGGCATTAACCTTGGTGTCGCAACTTTTGAAGATGAAGCAGCTCTGACTTCCGCTCTGGATGGTGTGGAACGACTGGTGTTTATTTCGGGCAGTGAGGTCGGCCAGCGTGTTGCTCAGCACACCAATGTGATCAATGCAGCTAAGGCAGCTGGCGTGAAGTTGATTGCCTACACCAGCTTGCTCAACTTGGAAACTTCTGAATTGGCGCTTGCTCCAGAGCATGCTGCAACAGAAAAGCTGCTGGCAGAAAGCGGTATTGACCATGCACTGCTGCGCAATGGTTGGTACTGGGAAAACTATGCAACGTCAATTGATGCAGCGAAAGCTACCGGAAAGTTCTTTGGTGCTGCCGCCGGAGCAAAGGTCTCTGGTGCTGCACGCAAGGACTTCGCAGAAGCAGCTGCAGTGGTGATCACCAGTGAGAATCAAGCGGGTAAGGTGTATGAGCTAGCAGGTAGACCAGCTCTTACTTACCCAGAAATCGGTGATGGAATCGGAGAAGTCATTGGTAAGCCAGTGGAGTACGTCAACCTCTCCGTTGAAGAATACCAGCAGGCTCTCGAACAAGGTGGCGTACCAGCTGAGTTCGCAGCAATTCTGGCGGGCATGGATCCGATCATCGCCCAGGGTGCACTTTACTCAGAAAGCACCGATTTGCAGGATCTGATCGGTCGCCCAACCACCTCTGTCGTCGAGGCTCTAAGTTAA
- a CDS encoding DUF2339 domain-containing protein, translating to MDLNPSDRLALRNALEKLSASASAMASASDDIKNLVARLEPQETSLVDATAAPTSAPQSQAEPEFGPLIYEMSSATGPLTLHGRSNQIPRFARHRALDPESEGWPLGVDKQRAQAPAYPRPVRPARPAKPPLTSEEKIMRGVAIGGGVITVAGVILLVSVAIQRGWLGPLGRVIGAYLLAILLIGAAYYVQKRGTRTEALVALTVTSQIAFLATTSAVIFILDWWPAGIGSFVALIGNIAFLMVGRMWSLSKLEKAAAQGHAVYVGAIAVSGVSSLMFAATYDSWWPIFSILAALILSYRISTDIIRGGIALIAVILQFILVNTWLGEQWPAAILGSATALLLVAFTLWDPLKITATNKEDIALEEYWRSFETNPISTWVGTVAPVIIVVFTSATYIHLGWQWFALIPACGVALLGILALHSADSAAGESQRIARLTSVVGLALTAGTFVQLFYGLLPTNPLFVMVFLIAGAGLFMWLHTLPAERHLGVVPWVAWLLAAVAMTGVLLRNVVTVSPLWLTDTSALIQALLILVFIAATVYVRRGFYGHKLRLQILVGLTLLTLSAISIVTITTFIGHLIAGNAGMMLGFLIGHATVSILWMVIAAALMLNRKLLDAPGALWTGVGLAVAGTIKLVFFDLVALSGVPRAIAFLLSGIALLTIAAMRGRRTAENKSSTTTDTKADTPTGAL from the coding sequence ATGGACCTGAACCCTTCAGACCGATTAGCTTTACGCAACGCGTTAGAGAAATTGTCGGCATCAGCTAGTGCGATGGCATCAGCGAGCGATGACATCAAAAACCTTGTTGCTCGCTTAGAACCCCAAGAGACTTCGCTTGTCGACGCCACCGCTGCCCCCACATCAGCTCCTCAAAGCCAGGCGGAGCCAGAATTTGGGCCATTAATATATGAGATGTCTTCGGCTACAGGACCATTAACTCTTCACGGTCGAAGTAATCAGATCCCGCGCTTTGCCCGCCACCGCGCGTTAGATCCAGAAAGTGAAGGGTGGCCCCTTGGCGTCGATAAGCAACGCGCGCAAGCGCCTGCGTACCCGCGCCCGGTCCGACCAGCTCGCCCGGCAAAGCCTCCGTTGACCTCGGAGGAAAAAATCATGCGCGGTGTGGCGATCGGTGGTGGCGTCATCACGGTTGCGGGTGTGATTTTACTGGTGTCTGTGGCGATTCAACGCGGTTGGCTTGGTCCGCTGGGTCGAGTGATTGGCGCGTACCTACTGGCGATCCTGCTGATAGGTGCGGCGTATTACGTGCAAAAGCGTGGTACGCGCACTGAAGCGCTCGTTGCGTTGACGGTGACATCGCAGATTGCATTCCTTGCGACAACCAGCGCGGTCATTTTTATTCTCGATTGGTGGCCGGCGGGTATCGGGTCATTTGTGGCGCTGATTGGAAATATTGCCTTCTTAATGGTTGGCAGAATGTGGAGCCTCTCGAAACTGGAAAAGGCGGCTGCTCAGGGCCACGCGGTTTATGTTGGAGCAATTGCTGTTTCCGGCGTTTCGTCGCTCATGTTTGCTGCAACCTACGACTCCTGGTGGCCGATCTTCTCTATCCTCGCAGCGCTTATATTGTCCTACCGGATTTCCACAGACATCATCCGTGGAGGGATTGCGCTTATCGCAGTGATCCTGCAATTTATCCTGGTCAACACCTGGCTTGGCGAACAATGGCCGGCAGCAATCCTCGGCAGCGCAACGGCATTGCTGCTGGTGGCGTTCACGCTGTGGGATCCGCTCAAGATTACAGCCACAAACAAGGAAGACATCGCACTCGAGGAATACTGGCGCAGCTTTGAAACCAACCCTATTTCCACGTGGGTTGGCACGGTTGCTCCAGTAATAATCGTGGTCTTTACTTCAGCGACCTACATTCACTTAGGATGGCAATGGTTCGCACTTATCCCAGCCTGCGGTGTTGCACTCCTTGGAATTCTCGCACTTCACTCAGCTGATAGCGCTGCAGGAGAATCGCAGCGCATCGCTCGTCTGACATCCGTGGTTGGCTTAGCTTTGACTGCTGGAACGTTTGTCCAGCTCTTCTACGGACTTCTTCCCACCAATCCCCTATTTGTCATGGTGTTCTTGATTGCAGGTGCTGGCCTATTTATGTGGCTGCACACGCTTCCGGCAGAACGTCATTTGGGTGTGGTTCCGTGGGTTGCCTGGCTGCTCGCGGCAGTCGCCATGACCGGCGTGTTGTTGCGCAATGTGGTGACAGTTTCCCCATTGTGGCTGACAGATACCTCCGCATTAATCCAAGCACTGCTGATTTTGGTGTTTATTGCCGCAACCGTTTATGTGCGCCGAGGCTTCTATGGACACAAATTGAGGCTCCAAATCTTAGTCGGCCTCACACTGTTGACCTTGTCTGCCATCTCCATCGTGACCATCACAACCTTTATTGGTCACCTGATCGCAGGAAATGCTGGCATGATGCTTGGCTTCCTCATCGGCCACGCCACAGTCTCTATCCTGTGGATGGTTATTGCCGCAGCGTTGATGCTTAACAGGAAGCTTCTCGACGCCCCCGGCGCCCTATGGACCGGCGTCGGCTTGGCTGTTGCGGGCACCATAAAACTAGTGTTCTTTGACTTGGTCGCACTGTCTGGTGTTCCCCGCGCAATCGCATTCTTGCTCTCAGGAATTGCCTTGCTGACAATTGCTGCGATGCGTGGCCGTCGAACTGCAGAAAACAAAAGTTCAACGACCACGGATACGAAAGCAGATACCCCTACAGGAGCTCTTTAA
- a CDS encoding universal stress protein, producing the protein MSENYSKIVVGTDGSKSSLLAVERAARIAAAFDATLIIGCAYYESKEEASKTLRQDSVTILGDDPARENLDKASEKARAVGAKNIETEVRPGTPVEALMAIVNDNQADLLVVGNRGINSLTGRLLGSVPADVARQSDCDVMIVHTVS; encoded by the coding sequence ATGAGCGAGAATTACAGCAAGATTGTCGTCGGCACTGATGGATCTAAATCATCCCTCCTAGCGGTTGAACGAGCAGCGCGCATTGCCGCAGCTTTCGACGCCACTTTGATCATCGGATGCGCATACTACGAAAGCAAAGAAGAAGCTTCTAAGACTCTGCGCCAGGACTCCGTAACCATCCTGGGCGATGATCCTGCTCGTGAAAACCTCGACAAGGCATCAGAAAAAGCTCGTGCGGTTGGTGCGAAAAACATCGAGACCGAAGTTCGTCCCGGTACCCCTGTTGAGGCATTAATGGCAATCGTTAATGATAACCAGGCTGACCTTCTTGTCGTTGGTAACCGTGGCATCAACTCCCTGACTGGCCGTCTGCTCGGATCTGTACCTGCAGATGTTGCACGCCAATCTGATTGCGACGTGATGATTGTTCACACCGTGAGCTAA
- a CDS encoding HelD family protein, translated as MTTIRQSDSDSDAPNALTAAINHEQAYVDLLFGRLDDEVTRSNQRLSEVMKDVDPSNPDPEALVRRETEYHGLNEKLDRLNLAQLGLVFGRIDVESDPEDAENPVEGKPGLDRRYIGRMGLDVREDNYRTLLLDWRSPMARPFYLATTVAPEGVHIRRHIRTRGRVVTGVDDEVLSGDTTDVIEQGGVGSESVLHQALEQARSGHMRNIVETIQREQDEIIRDTTRGVMVVQGGPGTGKTAVALHRVAYLLYTWRDQLAKSGVLIIGPNKTFLEYISHVLPELGETGVVLSTVGELFPGVVPTGVENSLTREIKGSEEMANILAEAVKAYQVLPEKTVVVTVDGIDISIDEKTVARSRTRARRARQSHNSARPIFREHLVEQLAHQMAETIGADPLGGKNLLSAADIDQLHDDLLDDAALQSIIDDFWPELRPQDVLQELLTSAERIEVAAHGYDEETKAALLRGELDPWAPSDAALLDELALLIGLPDPEEAREKAEAQWREQIEDAQEVLDVLSSSQSSDIDDVTEAEVLSAFDVIDAETLAQRQEVTDNRTTAERAQADHKWAYGHVIVDEAQELSPMEWRMVFRRSPSRWMTLVGDIAQTGSPAGVDDWAESLWPFVEKRFRHHELTVNYRTPAEIMTVANELLDQINPDIAPATAIRESGREVVRLPIDTDVPAVIEKLRAEDAERTIAVISSHAHHSEDFYLVDDIKGLEFDHVIVVDPAGIVEESPQGLQDLYVAVTRATQSLTIIGD; from the coding sequence GTGACCACCATTAGGCAATCTGATTCTGATTCAGATGCCCCAAACGCCCTCACCGCCGCTATAAACCACGAACAGGCTTATGTCGATCTTCTCTTTGGCCGCTTAGATGATGAGGTCACTAGATCCAATCAACGGCTTTCGGAGGTAATGAAAGACGTTGACCCATCAAACCCGGATCCAGAAGCGCTCGTGCGTCGCGAAACCGAATATCACGGGCTGAATGAAAAACTCGATCGTCTTAATTTGGCGCAGCTTGGTTTGGTTTTTGGCCGGATCGATGTCGAATCCGACCCCGAGGATGCAGAAAATCCTGTTGAGGGCAAACCAGGCCTTGATCGCCGATACATCGGTCGCATGGGTCTTGACGTGCGAGAAGACAATTACCGGACCTTGTTGTTGGATTGGCGCTCCCCCATGGCCAGGCCATTTTATTTGGCAACGACGGTAGCGCCAGAGGGTGTACACATTCGGCGTCATATCCGCACGCGCGGCCGAGTAGTCACAGGTGTTGATGATGAAGTTTTATCTGGCGATACCACCGACGTTATTGAGCAAGGCGGTGTTGGCTCTGAATCTGTACTTCACCAAGCTTTAGAGCAAGCGCGTAGTGGCCACATGCGCAATATTGTGGAAACAATTCAACGTGAGCAGGATGAAATCATCCGCGATACCACTCGTGGCGTCATGGTTGTCCAAGGTGGCCCCGGAACTGGCAAAACTGCCGTAGCGCTTCACCGCGTGGCTTACCTGCTCTATACCTGGCGTGATCAGTTGGCTAAGTCTGGTGTGTTGATCATTGGCCCAAACAAGACGTTCTTGGAATACATCTCTCACGTGTTGCCCGAACTTGGTGAAACTGGCGTCGTTTTATCTACCGTCGGTGAGCTATTTCCCGGTGTAGTTCCCACTGGCGTGGAAAATTCACTGACTCGAGAAATCAAAGGCAGTGAAGAGATGGCCAATATTTTGGCCGAGGCCGTCAAGGCATATCAGGTGCTTCCTGAAAAAACTGTTGTAGTCACCGTCGATGGCATTGATATCTCCATTGATGAGAAAACTGTTGCAAGATCGCGCACGCGTGCTCGTCGGGCCAGGCAATCGCACAATTCTGCGCGCCCGATTTTCCGCGAGCATTTGGTTGAACAGCTCGCACACCAAATGGCGGAAACCATTGGTGCGGATCCGCTGGGCGGCAAGAATTTGCTGTCTGCCGCTGACATCGACCAGCTGCATGATGATTTGCTTGACGACGCGGCCCTCCAGTCCATCATCGACGATTTTTGGCCGGAGTTACGCCCGCAGGACGTGCTGCAAGAACTGTTGACGTCGGCAGAGCGGATTGAGGTGGCAGCCCACGGTTATGATGAGGAAACTAAAGCTGCATTGCTGCGTGGTGAGCTAGATCCGTGGGCACCGTCAGATGCTGCACTTTTAGATGAGTTAGCCTTGTTAATTGGGTTGCCTGATCCTGAAGAAGCTCGCGAAAAGGCGGAAGCTCAGTGGCGGGAACAAATTGAAGATGCACAGGAAGTTCTCGATGTTTTAAGTTCCTCCCAATCGTCAGATATTGACGATGTCACAGAAGCTGAAGTTCTTTCTGCATTCGACGTCATCGACGCTGAAACACTTGCCCAGCGCCAAGAAGTTACCGATAATCGCACCACGGCAGAACGAGCTCAGGCTGATCACAAGTGGGCGTACGGTCACGTTATTGTCGATGAAGCACAAGAACTTAGCCCGATGGAGTGGCGCATGGTGTTTCGGCGTAGCCCCTCCCGGTGGATGACGTTGGTAGGCGATATTGCTCAAACTGGTTCGCCTGCAGGCGTTGACGATTGGGCAGAATCGCTGTGGCCTTTCGTCGAAAAGCGTTTTAGGCACCACGAGCTAACCGTTAATTACCGCACCCCCGCTGAGATCATGACGGTGGCCAATGAGTTGTTGGATCAGATTAATCCAGACATCGCACCTGCGACGGCCATTCGGGAATCAGGGCGTGAGGTAGTTCGATTACCGATCGATACTGATGTACCTGCTGTGATCGAGAAATTGCGCGCGGAGGATGCAGAGCGAACTATCGCTGTCATATCCTCACACGCGCACCACAGTGAAGATTTCTACCTTGTGGATGACATCAAGGGGTTAGAGTTTGACCACGTCATCGTGGTTGATCCTGCTGGGATTGTTGAAGAATCTCCTCAAGGACTGCAGGACCTCTACGTTGCGGTAACCCGTGCAACGCAGAGTCTGACAATTATTGGAGATTAA
- a CDS encoding winged helix-turn-helix transcriptional regulator — translation MSISPTEQLANVFSSMCSSRGALQHVTGRWGSLTMVALITSDSPMRFAEIRRKVEGISDRMLSQTLVQLERDGMVTRTIYSAIPPHVEYSLTPLGKKLAKPLMQLVSIVESELEQVLKAQEEFDKQHENQ, via the coding sequence ATGTCTATTTCCCCAACAGAGCAGCTAGCAAACGTCTTTTCTTCCATGTGTTCCTCACGTGGCGCATTGCAGCATGTCACTGGCAGATGGGGATCGCTGACCATGGTGGCATTAATAACAAGCGACTCCCCCATGCGTTTTGCAGAGATTCGTCGCAAAGTTGAAGGCATCAGTGACCGCATGCTGTCACAAACATTGGTCCAATTAGAACGTGACGGCATGGTCACCCGAACCATCTACAGCGCCATCCCACCTCATGTCGAGTATTCCTTAACACCCCTTGGAAAAAAGCTGGCAAAGCCGCTAATGCAGTTGGTCAGCATTGTGGAATCCGAATTGGAACAGGTCCTTAAAGCCCAAGAGGAATTTGATAAGCAACACGAAAATCAATGA